One Thermodesulfobacteriota bacterium genomic window carries:
- the lepB gene encoding signal peptidase I, with amino-acid sequence MALALCIRTFIIQPFKIPSGSMIPTLLVGDHLLVNKFIYGTKIPFTDTFILPGFSDIRRGDVIVFVYPDHEDDPSKRGVHYIKRVIGLPGDSIDIAGRNLYINGEEVPLKFVGDYYDERSGSQYDEYEEYLFGKEHRVIYEKGMESTQKGTYLPVARVPEGHVFVMGDNRDNSQDSRFWGFVPIQNIEGKAFIIHWSWDFDNENILEKVRWNRIISMIH; translated from the coding sequence GTGGCTCTAGCTTTATGCATAAGGACATTCATCATACAGCCCTTTAAAATTCCGTCCGGCTCCATGATTCCCACTCTTCTAGTGGGTGACCATCTTCTGGTCAATAAGTTTATTTACGGCACGAAGATCCCGTTCACAGACACCTTTATATTGCCCGGGTTTAGTGATATCCGGCGCGGTGACGTAATTGTCTTTGTGTACCCGGACCACGAGGACGACCCTTCGAAGAGGGGGGTTCATTACATCAAAAGGGTGATAGGGCTTCCCGGCGACAGCATAGACATAGCAGGCAGGAATTTATACATAAACGGTGAAGAGGTACCACTTAAATTTGTGGGTGATTATTATGATGAGAGGTCTGGCTCCCAATACGATGAATACGAGGAGTACCTATTCGGCAAGGAACACAGGGTTATTTATGAAAAGGGTATGGAAAGCACCCAGAAAGGTACATACCTGCCGGTGGCAAGGGTCCCCGAGGGACACGTCTTTGTGATGGGAGACAACCGGGATAACAGCCAGGACAGCCGATTCTGGGGGTTTGTGCCTATTCAGAATATAGAGGGTAAGGCCTTTATTATTCATTGGTCATGGGACTTTGATAATGAAAACATACTGGAGAAGGTCAGGTGGAATAGGATTATCTCGATGATTCATTAG
- the pyrR gene encoding bifunctional pyr operon transcriptional regulator/uracil phosphoribosyltransferase PyrR — translation MSTKVIMDSETISRAISRITNQILERNKGAAEIVVIGIRTRGIHIAERIVDQIEKLEGIRPPLGTLDITLYRDDFRRKSEWPKVQKTHIPFSVEDKNVILVDDVIYTGRTTRAAIEAIMDYGRPASIQLVAFVDRGHRELPIQADYVGSKIVTLQSETVEVHLEETDGKDEVVVVGK, via the coding sequence ATGTCTACAAAGGTCATCATGGATTCAGAGACGATCAGCCGGGCCATCTCCCGTATAACCAACCAGATACTGGAGAGAAATAAGGGTGCTGCGGAGATAGTGGTCATCGGCATAAGGACGCGCGGTATTCACATCGCCGAGAGGATCGTGGACCAGATCGAGAAACTGGAGGGAATAAGGCCTCCACTGGGAACGCTGGATATAACCCTTTACCGGGATGACTTCAGGAGGAAAAGCGAGTGGCCGAAGGTGCAGAAAACACACATCCCGTTCTCGGTAGAGGACAAGAACGTCATCCTGGTGGATGATGTAATCTATACCGGCAGGACCACCCGGGCGGCCATAGAGGCCATAATGGATTACGGGAGACCTGCTTCCATTCAGCTTGTGGCGTTTGTGGACAGGGGGCATCGTGAGCTTCCCATCCAGGCCGATTATGTGGGGAGCAAGATCGTCACCCTGCAGTCGGAGACCGTCGAGGTGCATCTTGAGGAAACGGACGGTAAGGACGAAGTGGTAGTGGTGGGGAAATAA